Proteins encoded in a region of the Candidatus Bathyarchaeota archaeon genome:
- a CDS encoding type II toxin-antitoxin system VapC family toxin, with protein MQPVFVDANVFIYAFLKTKRQLQTNELKMKEAAKKIVARISAGEKVATSVVHFSEVCNILEDYLPFEEAVVLERGLLFRENLLICEVTQEDYLKAISIVEDYHVGINDALAYILMKKEDISAIYSFDRDFDIFTGIRRIIE; from the coding sequence ATGCAACCCGTATTTGTGGACGCTAACGTTTTCATCTACGCATTCTTGAAAACCAAGAGGCAACTGCAAACCAACGAGTTGAAAATGAAGGAAGCAGCCAAAAAAATCGTCGCCCGAATCAGCGCAGGAGAAAAAGTGGCGACTTCCGTTGTTCATTTTAGTGAAGTCTGCAACATTTTAGAAGATTATCTGCCGTTTGAGGAAGCGGTTGTTTTGGAGAGGGGACTGCTGTTTCGAGAAAACCTCTTAATCTGTGAAGTTACACAGGAAGATTACCTCAAAGCCATATCCATAGTAGAAGATTATCATGTGGGCATCAATGATGCCTTAGCGTACATACTGATGAAAAAAGAAGACATATCGGCAATCTACTCTTTTGACAGGGACTTTGACATTTTCACTGGCATTCGACGCATTATCGAATAA
- a CDS encoding AbrB/MazE/SpoVT family DNA-binding domain-containing protein produces MEVEVKVVDEQGRIILPKTWREKYLKNKKAIISAKGDTIEIKPFTAVDLTKYFDKIEVDVKADLSDWHKVRKELRGK; encoded by the coding sequence ATGGAAGTGGAAGTTAAAGTGGTTGATGAGCAGGGTCGAATCATTCTGCCTAAAACTTGGCGAGAAAAATACCTCAAAAACAAAAAAGCAATCATCTCAGCCAAAGGCGACACCATCGAGATTAAACCATTCACTGCAGTCGATCTAACTAAATACTTTGACAAAATTGAGGTAGACGTAAAAGCGGACCTCTCTGACTGGCATAAAGTCCGCAAAGAACTAAGAGGCAAATAA
- a CDS encoding flippase-like domain-containing protein: protein MALPESPYKSNPKEQKPSRKFLKIFLQIVLMIAIFGALLWYVGLGSLYEALLNIKIEYLALAFTMYFGINLLFTIRLKRVLAKDGVKTSFGKTLLAQYAGMLTSDVTPGRSGYILTPVYLRDQNVPSSKSLSSILGIQTIEFLIKVIGGIGAVLFLVNFVPPLNWERFGTFAGINVGLFIAGLGIALMLTGAILLAAFTWSHRAISIFDRIAKSRFLKRFTGGLMGKLEEYKDSANKTRSAIPEIIALTMACWILKGFEWYFLGLALGITQIPFLGYFLIHPLVTALGFVPITPAGTGIQEFGIIGIFTILIGIPVAPATAFALLSRGLLIIQDLVGVPQIVKSTSLIFSGKKSPETP, encoded by the coding sequence ATGGCGTTACCTGAATCACCATACAAGTCCAACCCGAAAGAACAAAAACCTTCTAGAAAATTCCTAAAAATCTTTCTGCAAATAGTCCTTATGATTGCAATTTTCGGCGCGCTATTATGGTACGTCGGGCTCGGCTCACTCTACGAAGCATTACTAAACATAAAGATAGAATACCTTGCCCTCGCGTTTACAATGTACTTTGGAATTAACCTGCTCTTCACGATAAGACTTAAAAGAGTTCTAGCCAAAGACGGCGTGAAAACCTCCTTTGGCAAAACACTCCTCGCCCAATACGCAGGAATGCTCACAAGCGATGTGACACCAGGACGCTCAGGCTACATCCTCACACCAGTTTACCTTCGAGACCAAAACGTGCCCTCATCAAAAAGCCTCTCAAGCATCTTAGGAATCCAAACAATCGAGTTCTTGATTAAAGTCATAGGCGGAATAGGAGCCGTGCTTTTCCTCGTGAATTTTGTGCCGCCACTAAATTGGGAACGCTTCGGAACTTTCGCAGGAATAAACGTCGGCCTGTTCATCGCAGGCTTAGGTATTGCATTAATGCTCACAGGAGCAATCTTGCTAGCTGCTTTCACATGGTCTCACCGTGCAATCTCAATTTTTGACCGCATAGCCAAATCCCGCTTCCTAAAAAGATTCACAGGGGGATTGATGGGAAAACTCGAGGAATACAAGGACAGCGCGAACAAAACACGTAGTGCAATCCCCGAAATAATCGCGTTAACCATGGCTTGCTGGATTCTGAAAGGGTTTGAATGGTACTTTTTAGGTTTAGCCTTAGGAATCACACAAATCCCGTTCTTAGGCTACTTCCTCATTCACCCCTTAGTAACCGCATTAGGCTTCGTGCCGATTACACCAGCAGGAACAGGCATACAAGAATTCGGCATCATCGGCATCTTCACCATTCTAATAGGCATACCCGTGGCTCCAGCCACAGCATTTGCACTGCTATCGCGTGGATTATTAATCATTCAAGACCTAGTTGGAGTGCCACAAATTGTAAAATCAACAAGTCTTATCTTTTCAGGCAAAAAATCGCCAGAAACACCTTAA
- a CDS encoding glycosyltransferase family 4 protein, producing MRIGFFVWEYPPKLVGGLGTYAENITHQFVDIGHDVSVFTLNNNGLKTREIIKGVEVHRPQIADASNIWPFFVVDDLKKWGTNIKLFNDIFIYNILSATKFINGLIKKEKYTFDVVCVHDWLSSIAGLVIKNETKIPVVFHVHSTEWGRSGGQGSEVVSYLERAMAQNSNKIITVSYAMQEDLIKHGWQASKISVVWNGVDPERYDPASVQKQDIQQIRQKYGIPADWNMILFVGRLTWVKGVRNLLQAMPLILQEYPNTKLVILGKGEEQVDIVETAERLNIQANVVYRFDFVSEKERILHYAAADLCVFPSTYEPFGIVSLEAMAMEKPIVVGARGVVGFKEQIINSGPDQNGVHINGEDPADIAWGIKETLKNPEKAKNWGENGRKRVLEYFTWRKVAEETSKIYESLT from the coding sequence TTGAGAATCGGCTTTTTCGTCTGGGAATACCCGCCGAAACTAGTCGGCGGATTAGGAACTTATGCAGAAAACATAACGCACCAGTTTGTAGACATCGGACACGACGTCTCAGTCTTTACATTAAACAACAACGGGCTAAAAACGCGAGAAATCATCAAGGGCGTCGAGGTGCACAGACCACAAATCGCAGACGCCAGCAACATATGGCCCTTCTTCGTTGTGGACGACCTCAAAAAATGGGGCACCAACATAAAACTCTTCAACGACATCTTCATCTACAACATCTTAAGCGCCACGAAATTCATCAATGGCTTAATAAAAAAAGAAAAATACACTTTCGACGTCGTCTGCGTGCACGACTGGCTAAGCAGCATAGCGGGGCTTGTTATAAAAAACGAAACCAAAATCCCAGTTGTATTCCACGTCCACAGCACTGAATGGGGAAGAAGCGGAGGACAGGGCTCAGAAGTTGTTTCCTATCTTGAACGTGCCATGGCACAAAACTCAAACAAGATAATAACCGTCAGTTACGCTATGCAGGAAGACCTCATAAAGCACGGGTGGCAGGCCTCAAAAATCAGCGTAGTCTGGAACGGCGTAGACCCAGAACGATATGACCCTGCAAGCGTTCAAAAACAAGACATCCAGCAAATTCGACAGAAATACGGCATTCCAGCCGACTGGAATATGATACTCTTCGTAGGCAGGTTAACATGGGTCAAAGGCGTCCGCAACCTGTTACAAGCAATGCCGCTTATTCTACAAGAGTACCCAAATACTAAACTGGTTATTTTAGGTAAAGGTGAGGAGCAAGTCGACATAGTGGAAACAGCAGAAAGACTAAACATACAAGCCAATGTTGTCTACCGCTTCGACTTTGTTTCAGAAAAAGAACGCATCTTACATTACGCCGCCGCAGACCTCTGCGTCTTCCCTTCAACATACGAGCCATTCGGAATCGTAAGTTTAGAAGCTATGGCAATGGAAAAGCCCATAGTCGTTGGCGCACGCGGAGTTGTAGGCTTTAAAGAACAAATCATAAACAGCGGTCCAGACCAAAACGGCGTCCACATAAACGGAGAAGACCCTGCGGACATAGCGTGGGGCATAAAAGAAACCTTGAAAAATCCTGAAAAAGCCAAGAACTGGGGCGAAAACGGCAGAAAAAGAGTGCTGGAATACTTTACTTGGCGCAAAGTCGCTGAAGAGACCAGCAAAATTTACGAATCGCTAACATAA
- a CDS encoding Lrp/AsnC family transcriptional regulator: MSAKLDEKDLAILTLIQENSKQTANQIAKKINAPITTVFAKIKRMEEMGIITQYRAILSAEKLDLGTAAFILASVSYSAKYKDETPVSQRSVAEEIARFPEVQEVHIITGDWDLLVKLRAENVDAVGKFVVDKLRLIKGLEKTLTCMVFETVKETTSLPQMIRRSHPKP; encoded by the coding sequence ATGAGCGCAAAATTAGATGAAAAAGACTTAGCCATACTCACCCTGATTCAGGAAAACAGTAAACAAACAGCCAACCAGATTGCTAAAAAAATCAACGCGCCGATAACCACCGTTTTTGCAAAAATCAAACGGATGGAAGAAATGGGCATAATAACGCAGTACAGAGCCATCCTGTCAGCTGAAAAACTCGACTTGGGCACTGCCGCCTTCATTTTAGCTTCCGTCTCGTACAGTGCAAAGTATAAGGATGAAACCCCTGTCTCCCAAAGGTCAGTTGCAGAAGAGATTGCCCGTTTCCCCGAGGTGCAAGAAGTGCACATAATAACTGGTGACTGGGATTTGCTTGTGAAACTCCGCGCTGAGAATGTAGATGCAGTGGGCAAGTTTGTGGTTGATAAGTTACGTTTGATTAAGGGCTTAGAGAAGACGCTAACGTGCATGGTGTTTGAAACGGTGAAAGAAACCACAAGCCTTCCCCAGATGATACGGCGAAGTCATCCCAAACCGTAG
- a CDS encoding NAD(P)/FAD-dependent oxidoreductase — protein sequence MEKYDAIVVGAGTAGCLAAKTMAEKGLNVCLVEKKTREEIGEKICGDALGEHHLTFLGLEKPTGGELEAKIDGIKIFSPDENTIFTIADKDFIGYILNRRLFGQWLLKKATDNGAVLQDKMNFRSPIIEKGAVVGITAKNMKTGKVAEMRSKVVVDATGYFGMVRKQLPAEMGIDRDIANEDVEACYREIRQLKQETKDTRFCEIYLNQKASPGGYIWIFPKGGARVNVGIGTCMRKTGYPNPKEQLYKTAFNKPMFDGSVVLTGGAWFDPVRRPLDNMVGNGIVLVGDAASLVNPIHGGGIGPSMLSGYFAGQQIVQALEKGEPTREALWGYNKRYIDTYGKKQGALDIFKMFLLSCSDEDLNYGMNEKLMTEDDVLKAGMGDDFHLNITETAKRVFRGIRRVGFLNKLRLTVVMMRQLRAHYNAYPTTPDGFDVWRAETVRLIEEGRQKLL from the coding sequence TTGGAAAAATATGACGCCATAGTCGTTGGCGCAGGAACAGCAGGCTGTCTTGCAGCGAAAACCATGGCTGAAAAAGGCCTAAACGTATGCTTGGTTGAAAAAAAGACACGAGAAGAAATCGGCGAAAAAATCTGTGGCGACGCCCTCGGTGAGCATCACTTAACATTTTTAGGCTTAGAAAAACCCACAGGCGGAGAGTTAGAAGCCAAGATTGATGGAATAAAAATCTTCTCGCCTGACGAAAACACCATCTTCACAATTGCCGACAAAGACTTCATCGGCTACATATTAAACAGGCGCTTATTCGGTCAATGGCTACTCAAAAAAGCCACTGACAATGGTGCAGTCCTCCAAGACAAAATGAATTTCCGCTCGCCCATAATCGAGAAAGGCGCAGTTGTAGGCATTACTGCAAAGAACATGAAGACAGGCAAAGTCGCAGAGATGCGAAGCAAAGTTGTGGTGGACGCCACGGGCTATTTTGGCATGGTTCGCAAGCAACTGCCCGCTGAAATGGGCATAGACCGTGACATAGCAAACGAAGATGTTGAAGCATGCTACCGCGAAATCCGTCAGCTCAAACAAGAAACCAAAGACACACGCTTCTGCGAAATCTACCTAAACCAAAAAGCTTCACCAGGCGGCTACATATGGATTTTTCCCAAAGGTGGCGCGCGGGTAAACGTCGGCATCGGCACCTGCATGCGCAAAACTGGCTACCCTAACCCCAAAGAGCAACTCTACAAAACCGCTTTTAACAAGCCGATGTTTGATGGCTCGGTGGTTTTAACGGGGGGCGCATGGTTTGACCCTGTCCGCAGACCCTTAGACAACATGGTTGGCAATGGCATCGTACTGGTCGGCGACGCGGCATCCTTGGTTAACCCGATTCACGGCGGCGGCATCGGACCTAGCATGCTTAGCGGTTACTTTGCAGGACAACAAATCGTTCAAGCGCTCGAAAAAGGTGAACCCACACGCGAGGCGCTTTGGGGCTACAACAAACGCTACATCGACACCTACGGCAAAAAACAAGGCGCCCTAGACATTTTCAAGATGTTCCTTCTCAGTTGCAGCGACGAGGACCTAAACTATGGCATGAACGAGAAACTCATGACTGAAGACGACGTGCTCAAAGCAGGCATGGGCGATGACTTCCACCTAAACATCACTGAGACAGCCAAACGAGTCTTCCGCGGCATCAGACGAGTCGGATTCCTAAACAAACTCCGCCTAACCGTAGTAATGATGAGGCAACTCCGCGCACACTACAACGCCTACCCAACCACACCAGACGGCTTCGATGTTTGGCGTGCAGAAACGGTACGGTTGATTGAGGAAGGCAGACAAAAACTCCTCTAA
- a CDS encoding zinc-ribbon domain-containing protein: MVYCSNCGAKIDDEAFFCSKCGTKTPKGKEANVPYPSDEIRDAFYRVGIELEKAFTIAARETRAAIKRAKENMQQKPESATTAQEDTVACPKCGTKNLSDSIFCNNCGTRIAPME, from the coding sequence ATGGTTTATTGCAGTAACTGTGGCGCCAAAATTGATGACGAAGCTTTCTTTTGCTCTAAATGCGGCACAAAAACCCCAAAAGGCAAAGAAGCAAACGTGCCTTATCCTTCCGACGAGATAAGGGATGCGTTTTACAGGGTCGGAATCGAGCTTGAGAAAGCATTCACAATTGCAGCAAGAGAAACTCGTGCGGCAATTAAAAGAGCCAAAGAAAACATGCAGCAGAAACCTGAATCTGCCACAACCGCTCAGGAAGACACTGTTGCTTGCCCCAAATGTGGAACTAAGAATTTGTCCGATTCGATTTTCTGCAATAACTGCGGAACCAGAATAGCACCGATGGAATAA
- a CDS encoding helix-turn-helix transcriptional regulator, whose product MSAPLTLSAEFRRIVEARMEQVLKGIEEVFDEIIEKQKITPNELKDEVESLQETFNLLFQKWSLEILYTLMLKDAIGFGGIKKILTVNSRTLSDKLKMLQKHGYITRNVNAGPPLRVEYALTSKGKNTVLLALPLLYYSSSA is encoded by the coding sequence ATGAGTGCCCCCTTAACGTTAAGCGCAGAGTTCCGCAGAATTGTCGAAGCCCGCATGGAACAGGTCCTAAAAGGCATAGAAGAAGTGTTTGATGAAATAATAGAGAAACAAAAAATCACACCAAACGAACTAAAAGATGAAGTTGAAAGCCTACAAGAAACCTTCAACCTGCTTTTCCAGAAATGGAGTCTAGAAATCCTCTACACGCTGATGCTTAAAGACGCCATCGGTTTTGGCGGCATAAAGAAAATCTTAACCGTTAACTCGCGAACGCTCTCTGATAAGCTCAAAATGCTGCAGAAACACGGTTACATAACACGAAATGTTAACGCTGGACCCCCGCTACGAGTGGAGTACGCTCTGACCTCTAAGGGAAAGAACACTGTGCTTCTTGCCTTGCCACTGCTCTACTATTCCAGTTCAGCTTAA
- a CDS encoding 6-phosphofructokinase: MIGIVTSGGDAPGMNAAIRAVTRVACSKGFSVVGFERGWDGLLNNTYRKLTPRSVGGIIQLGGTILHTLRCPAFEEPGGVERAAETLSLHDVDGLVVIGGDGSFRGALDLSRVSEALMIGVPATIDNDVFGTDETIGFDTAVNTAVGAIDKIRDTAISHERIFIVEVMGRKRGFLALEVGICAGAEVISIPEKPITLDSLMKVMEANSKKGKRAGVIVVAEGVGDTSKLAKEIQMQTESEVRLSILGYAQRGGSPTARSRFLASLFAEKAVELIVSGEGNRAVGLQNGEIGSVDLKKAAKGYKPINLRLLHVADMLAT, translated from the coding sequence GTGATTGGTATTGTGACTTCTGGCGGCGATGCGCCTGGAATGAACGCGGCGATTCGTGCGGTTACACGGGTTGCCTGCTCGAAAGGCTTTAGTGTGGTTGGTTTTGAAAGGGGCTGGGATGGATTATTAAACAATACGTATAGAAAGTTAACGCCTCGCAGTGTCGGCGGCATAATTCAACTTGGCGGCACCATACTTCACACTTTGCGATGTCCTGCTTTTGAGGAACCAGGTGGCGTTGAGCGGGCTGCGGAAACATTGAGTTTGCATGATGTGGATGGTTTGGTTGTCATTGGCGGGGATGGCTCTTTTCGAGGCGCTTTAGATTTAAGTCGTGTAAGCGAGGCTTTGATGATTGGGGTTCCTGCGACCATTGATAATGATGTTTTTGGTACGGATGAGACGATTGGGTTTGATACTGCTGTTAACACGGCTGTGGGAGCCATTGACAAAATTCGTGATACCGCGATTTCGCATGAACGCATTTTTATCGTGGAGGTTATGGGTCGAAAGCGCGGGTTTTTGGCGCTTGAGGTCGGGATTTGCGCGGGTGCCGAAGTAATTTCGATTCCTGAAAAGCCGATTACCCTTGATAGTTTGATGAAGGTAATGGAGGCAAATTCTAAGAAAGGCAAACGAGCAGGAGTTATTGTTGTGGCAGAAGGCGTGGGTGACACAAGCAAGTTGGCAAAGGAGATTCAGATGCAGACTGAATCAGAGGTCAGGTTATCTATTTTGGGTTATGCACAGCGAGGCGGAAGCCCTACTGCACGAAGCAGGTTTTTGGCAAGTTTATTTGCTGAAAAAGCAGTGGAATTAATTGTGAGCGGCGAAGGCAATCGTGCTGTGGGACTGCAGAATGGCGAAATCGGAAGCGTTGATTTGAAGAAAGCTGCTAAGGGGTATAAACCGATTAATTTACGATTGCTTCATGTCGCCGACATGCTGGCAACTTAA
- a CDS encoding asparagine synthetase A translates to MTIQQTIPAIEIPKPLDQLTESEIERKACIGKIMTYTLTSLTKTFVSKGFQWLLPVALSQSTDPLWPDPGASIEKRIEVDIYGKPVRTTASMIIHKLVAASTAYPKLFVLSPNIRIEKAERAKTGKHIYEFTQLDFEIRNASSKDVFALIEDAICTLIKDLKKDMKSELTTLCRCDVLKVPRVPFKVYDRIELEAKYGKDSWEEGISKDITEPVWVTNIPREFYDYEDFKTGKWDNYDLFMPQFGEILSGAKREYEYKKISAKIERDQVKKENYTLVLKMAKEGRLKPTAGGGIGVERLVGWISGVKHIAECQPFPRVPGTVHEL, encoded by the coding sequence ATGACCATCCAACAAACAATACCAGCAATAGAAATTCCCAAACCGTTAGACCAGCTAACGGAAAGTGAAATAGAGCGAAAAGCCTGCATAGGCAAAATAATGACTTACACATTAACAAGTTTAACAAAAACGTTCGTAAGCAAAGGGTTCCAATGGTTACTGCCTGTAGCGCTAAGCCAAAGCACTGACCCACTCTGGCCAGACCCAGGCGCATCCATCGAAAAACGCATCGAAGTAGACATCTACGGCAAACCAGTCCGCACCACAGCCAGCATGATTATTCATAAACTTGTCGCCGCCTCAACAGCGTACCCCAAGCTGTTTGTACTTTCACCTAACATACGCATTGAAAAGGCTGAACGCGCCAAAACAGGCAAACACATTTATGAATTTACCCAACTTGACTTCGAAATACGCAACGCAAGTTCGAAAGATGTTTTTGCGTTAATCGAAGATGCCATTTGCACCCTCATTAAAGACTTAAAGAAGGACATGAAAAGCGAATTAACAACCCTTTGCCGCTGTGATGTACTGAAAGTCCCAAGGGTTCCCTTCAAAGTGTATGACCGAATAGAGTTAGAAGCCAAATACGGTAAAGACAGCTGGGAAGAAGGCATCTCTAAAGATATAACAGAACCAGTCTGGGTTACCAACATCCCCCGTGAATTCTACGATTATGAGGATTTCAAGACTGGCAAATGGGACAACTACGACCTGTTCATGCCTCAATTTGGCGAAATTCTCTCAGGAGCCAAACGCGAGTACGAATACAAAAAAATATCAGCAAAAATCGAGCGCGACCAAGTTAAAAAAGAAAACTACACCTTGGTCCTAAAGATGGCAAAGGAAGGCAGATTAAAACCGACAGCGGGCGGAGGCATCGGAGTGGAACGCTTGGTCGGCTGGATCTCTGGTGTCAAACACATAGCTGAATGCCAACCCTTCCCAAGAGTACCTGGAACTGTGCATGAACTCTAA